From a single Bacillus pumilus genomic region:
- the sspI gene encoding small acid-soluble spore protein SspI produces MDFNLRGAVIQNITGHNQEQLEHTILDAIQSGEEKMLPGLGVLFEVLWQEASENEKSEILETLEQGLKPQQQQ; encoded by the coding sequence ATGGATTTTAATTTAAGAGGTGCAGTCATTCAAAATATCACCGGCCATAATCAAGAGCAGCTTGAGCATACGATTTTAGACGCCATTCAAAGTGGTGAGGAAAAAATGCTTCCAGGCCTTGGCGTGCTGTTCGAAGTACTATGGCAAGAAGCCTCAGAAAACGAGAAATCCGAGATCCTTGAAACATTAGAGCAAGGCTTAAAGCCTCAGCAGCAGCAATAA
- the cstA gene encoding carbon starvation protein CstA, giving the protein MNAVTIVIGSMCILAIAYRLYGTFMMVKVLKVTDDHPTPAHTLEDGKDYVPTNKWVTFGHHFAAIAAAGPLVGPILAAQFGYLPGLLWLLIGAVIGGAVHDLVVLFASMRKKGKSLSEVAKEELGPVAGFCTGLAMLFIITITMAGLSMVVLHALERNPWGTFAVGITIPIAMGVGLYYKKTGNLKLATTAGFILLMIGVFLGPNIQGTALGDVLTLDTKTLALALPIYAFFAAALPVWLLLAPRDYLSSFMKIGVFIALIAGIFVVNPTIQFPAFTEFVNGGGPVLAGPVWPFISITIACGAISGFHAFVGSGTTPKMLDRWSDMKPVAFGAMLVECLVGIMALIAATALHPGDYFAINSTPEMFRTLGMSVENLPQLSKEIGLDLEGRTGGAVTLAVGMAYIFTGIPFFSHLASYFFQFVIMFEAVFILTAIDAGTRVARYLIQDFFGEAYKPLKRNDWLPGSVFASALACFMWGYLLYSGDIGSIWALFGVSNQLMASVGLIIGATVVLKIADKRRYMLTCLIPLAYLYVTVNYAGYWMVANVYLNPEASGYSVLNAVLSMIMLILGFVIIVFAVKKWVEIWRDPTLRMETPITG; this is encoded by the coding sequence ATGAATGCGGTTACAATTGTAATAGGATCTATGTGTATTTTAGCGATTGCCTATCGTCTTTATGGCACTTTTATGATGGTCAAGGTTTTAAAGGTGACAGACGATCATCCTACACCGGCTCACACATTAGAGGATGGAAAAGATTATGTGCCAACCAATAAATGGGTCACATTTGGGCATCACTTTGCGGCGATTGCAGCTGCCGGCCCATTAGTTGGTCCCATTTTAGCCGCCCAATTTGGATATTTACCTGGTCTTCTTTGGCTGTTAATCGGCGCAGTGATTGGCGGAGCTGTACATGATCTGGTCGTCTTATTTGCGTCGATGCGAAAAAAAGGGAAATCATTATCAGAGGTAGCGAAGGAAGAGCTAGGACCTGTTGCGGGATTTTGTACAGGACTAGCGATGCTGTTTATCATTACGATCACAATGGCAGGATTGTCTATGGTTGTGCTTCATGCCTTAGAACGAAACCCTTGGGGGACATTCGCAGTCGGAATCACAATTCCAATTGCGATGGGGGTTGGTCTTTATTATAAAAAGACAGGCAATTTAAAACTAGCCACAACTGCGGGCTTTATTTTGCTCATGATTGGTGTATTCCTTGGGCCGAATATTCAAGGAACGGCACTTGGTGATGTTTTAACACTTGATACAAAAACGCTTGCACTTGCCCTGCCGATTTATGCCTTTTTTGCTGCGGCATTGCCGGTTTGGCTGCTACTGGCACCGAGAGACTATTTAAGTAGTTTTATGAAAATTGGTGTTTTTATCGCGCTGATAGCTGGAATCTTTGTGGTGAATCCAACGATTCAATTCCCAGCGTTTACTGAGTTTGTGAATGGAGGAGGGCCTGTCTTAGCTGGTCCTGTCTGGCCATTTATTTCGATTACGATTGCTTGCGGTGCCATTTCCGGCTTCCACGCATTTGTTGGATCAGGGACAACGCCTAAGATGCTTGACCGCTGGAGCGATATGAAGCCGGTCGCATTTGGCGCAATGCTAGTAGAGTGCCTAGTTGGAATCATGGCGTTAATTGCTGCGACGGCTCTTCACCCAGGAGATTATTTTGCGATTAACAGTACGCCAGAAATGTTCCGAACGCTCGGAATGAGTGTCGAGAACCTTCCGCAGCTAAGTAAGGAAATTGGTCTTGATTTAGAAGGAAGAACGGGTGGAGCTGTGACATTAGCTGTTGGGATGGCGTATATCTTTACGGGAATTCCGTTCTTTAGTCATTTGGCGTCTTATTTTTTTCAATTCGTCATTATGTTTGAAGCGGTCTTTATTTTAACTGCTATTGATGCAGGAACACGTGTGGCGCGCTATTTGATTCAAGACTTCTTTGGCGAAGCGTATAAACCGCTTAAACGAAATGACTGGTTACCTGGGTCGGTGTTTGCAAGTGCGCTTGCTTGTTTTATGTGGGGATACTTGCTTTATTCTGGAGACATCGGGTCCATTTGGGCACTGTTTGGGGTTTCGAATCAGTTAATGGCATCAGTCGGATTAATCATCGGGGCAACGGTTGTATTAAAAATTGCAGATAAAAGGCGATATATGCTGACTTGTTTAATTCCGCTTGCATACTTATATGTGACGGTGAATTATGCGGGCTATTGGATGGTAGCGAATGTATATCTTAATCCTGAAGCATCTGGTTACAGCGTGCTGAATGCTGTGCTGTCAATGATCATGCTGATCTTAGGATTTGTGATCATTGTGTTTGCGGTGAAAAAATGGGTCGAGATTTGGCGTGATCCAACGCTTCGAATGGAAACGCCGATCACTGGCTAA
- a CDS encoding CvpA family protein, which yields MIDIIILFLLLMGTLVGLKRGFILQFIKLISFVVSILVASMFYQSLAPQLTWIPAPDFSGGQAQLAFFSGNLETAYYNTIAFIILFILTKILLAIIGGLLTTIASIPVIKQVNKLLGGVLGFLETYLFVFILLFVAALLPVDALQTMMSKSILADVIVSNTPYLSSLVKDLWATYGA from the coding sequence GTGATCGATATCATCATTTTGTTTTTGCTTCTTATGGGAACGCTTGTCGGTCTAAAACGCGGGTTTATTCTTCAATTTATTAAATTGATCAGCTTTGTTGTTTCTATTTTAGTGGCTTCCATGTTTTATCAGTCACTTGCACCACAGCTTACGTGGATTCCAGCACCTGATTTTAGCGGCGGTCAAGCGCAGCTCGCTTTCTTTAGTGGGAATCTAGAAACAGCTTATTATAATACCATTGCGTTTATCATTCTGTTTATCTTGACCAAAATCCTGCTCGCTATCATTGGCGGATTGCTCACAACCATTGCAAGTATACCTGTGATTAAGCAGGTCAACAAACTGCTTGGCGGTGTGTTAGGATTTCTTGAAACCTATCTATTTGTATTTATTCTCTTGTTTGTCGCTGCATTACTTCCAGTCGATGCGCTGCAAACAATGATGAGCAAATCCATTTTAGCAGATGTGATCGTAAGCAACACCCCTTATCTGTCCAGTCTTGTCAAAGACTTATGGGCGACGTATGGAGCTTAA
- the rnhC gene encoding ribonuclease HIII — translation MPQSVLKATSEDLKKMKSAYAHHLTDTLPPGALFQAKVPGCTITAYRSGKVLFQGQKAEAEASQFSHLQAANPKSQKTPTVTKYSPPSGIASMSVIGSDEVGTGDYFGPITVCAAYVDASQLALMKELGVKDSKGLKDPQIINIAKDLIKTIPFSLLVLRNEKYNAMQEKGMSQGKMKALLHNQVITSVLEKLDGKQPEAILIDQFAEPGIYFKHLAGKKIIRERTYFSTKAEGIHLSVAAASIIARYAFLIEMDKLSKAASFDIPKGAGPHVDKAAAKLIKLHGEDALRQFTKLHFANTQKAKKWL, via the coding sequence GTGCCCCAATCCGTCTTAAAAGCAACATCAGAAGACCTTAAAAAGATGAAGAGCGCATATGCGCACCATTTAACTGATACGTTACCACCAGGCGCCCTGTTTCAAGCAAAAGTTCCTGGCTGTACGATTACAGCCTATCGTTCTGGCAAAGTGCTGTTTCAAGGACAAAAGGCAGAAGCTGAAGCTAGTCAATTTAGTCATTTACAAGCAGCTAATCCGAAAAGTCAAAAAACACCTACTGTTACAAAATACAGTCCGCCGTCAGGGATTGCTTCTATGTCCGTCATCGGTTCAGATGAAGTAGGAACAGGTGATTATTTTGGGCCGATCACAGTCTGTGCCGCCTATGTGGATGCCAGCCAGCTTGCCCTCATGAAAGAGCTTGGCGTAAAAGACTCAAAAGGCCTAAAGGACCCGCAAATTATCAATATTGCCAAAGATCTCATCAAAACCATTCCGTTCAGCCTTCTCGTGCTCCGAAATGAAAAGTATAATGCGATGCAGGAAAAGGGCATGAGTCAAGGGAAAATGAAGGCGCTGCTTCACAACCAAGTCATCACCTCTGTGCTAGAAAAGCTAGACGGGAAACAGCCCGAAGCCATTTTGATTGACCAATTTGCAGAACCGGGCATTTATTTCAAGCATCTTGCAGGAAAAAAAATAATTCGGGAGCGGACGTACTTTAGCACAAAAGCAGAAGGTATTCACTTGTCAGTGGCTGCGGCTTCCATTATTGCCAGGTACGCCTTTTTAATTGAAATGGATAAGTTATCAAAAGCAGCGAGCTTTGACATTCCAAAAGGAGCCGGTCCTCATGTCGACAAGGCGGCTGCAAAACTCATAAAGCTGCACGGCGAAGATGCTTTACGTCAATTTACAAAGCTGCATTTTGCCAACACACAAAAAGCGAAAAAATGGTTATAA
- the polX gene encoding DNA polymerase/3'-5' exonuclease PolX, which translates to MNKKDIIKLLETIAVYMELKGDNPFKISAFRKAAAALEQDDRSLSQIDDLLALPGIGKGTFAVITEYIEKGQSETLEQLKHEVPEGLVPLLKLPGLGGKKIAKLYQELGVHDAQSLKEACEAEKVQALAGFGKKTEEKILAALEEAGKQPERLPIGFALDVAERIDHVLEQTKGIIRFSRAGSLRRARETVKDLDYIIATDSPEQVREQLVALDDVKDVIASGDTKVSVILALDFEISVDFRLVTSDQFATTLHHFTGSKDHNIRMRQLAKERGERISEYGVETIETGEVKTFEDERAFYAHFQLPLIPPEIRETGAEIDTYKESMQFVELKDIKGDLHMHSTWSDGAFSIREMAEACIAKGYEYMAITDHSQYLKVANGLTKERLRLQAKEIDKLNEEFEHFHIFKGVEMDILPDGSLDYDDDFLKDMDFVIASIHSSFSQPEEVMMERLENALRNQHVDLIAHPTGRLIGRRDGYALNIDQLIDLAKKTGTALELNSNPSRLDLKTEHLMKANEAGVNIMINTDAHNIAMLEHMEVGVTAARKGWTPKAHVVNTFSLNEIKKFLTRDR; encoded by the coding sequence ATGAATAAAAAAGATATTATCAAACTTCTTGAAACAATTGCAGTATATATGGAACTAAAAGGAGATAATCCTTTTAAGATTTCTGCCTTTCGTAAAGCAGCGGCGGCGCTGGAACAAGATGATCGTAGCCTTTCTCAAATAGATGATTTATTAGCATTACCAGGCATTGGAAAAGGAACCTTTGCTGTGATCACAGAGTATATCGAAAAAGGACAATCAGAAACACTTGAACAATTAAAACATGAAGTGCCTGAAGGGCTTGTCCCGCTCTTAAAATTGCCGGGACTTGGCGGGAAGAAGATCGCTAAGCTATACCAAGAACTTGGTGTCCACGATGCACAGTCACTAAAAGAAGCATGTGAAGCGGAAAAAGTACAAGCGCTTGCAGGCTTCGGTAAAAAAACAGAAGAAAAAATTCTCGCCGCTCTAGAGGAAGCGGGAAAGCAGCCAGAACGACTGCCAATTGGCTTTGCATTAGATGTGGCAGAGCGGATTGATCATGTACTTGAACAGACGAAGGGCATCATCCGTTTTTCAAGAGCAGGCAGTTTAAGACGTGCACGTGAAACGGTCAAAGATTTAGATTATATCATTGCGACAGACAGCCCTGAGCAAGTCAGAGAGCAGCTCGTTGCACTTGATGATGTGAAGGATGTCATCGCAAGCGGTGATACGAAGGTATCTGTTATTCTTGCCCTTGATTTTGAGATCAGTGTGGACTTCCGGCTTGTGACATCAGATCAATTCGCAACGACGCTGCACCATTTCACTGGCTCAAAAGACCACAATATTCGAATGCGCCAGCTTGCAAAGGAACGCGGAGAGCGCATAAGTGAATATGGCGTGGAAACGATTGAAACTGGAGAAGTGAAAACGTTCGAAGACGAAAGGGCTTTTTATGCGCATTTTCAACTTCCACTCATTCCGCCAGAAATTCGTGAAACCGGAGCGGAGATTGATACGTATAAAGAAAGTATGCAGTTTGTAGAACTGAAAGATATCAAAGGAGATCTCCATATGCACTCGACATGGAGTGACGGAGCATTCTCTATCCGTGAAATGGCAGAGGCATGTATCGCAAAAGGCTATGAATACATGGCCATCACAGACCACTCGCAATATTTAAAAGTGGCCAATGGTTTAACGAAAGAACGTTTGCGTCTGCAAGCAAAAGAAATAGACAAGCTTAATGAGGAATTCGAGCACTTTCACATTTTCAAAGGGGTCGAAATGGATATCCTGCCGGATGGATCGTTAGATTATGATGATGACTTTCTTAAAGACATGGATTTTGTGATTGCGTCTATTCATTCTAGCTTTTCTCAGCCGGAGGAAGTCATGATGGAACGGCTTGAAAATGCGCTGCGAAATCAGCATGTCGATTTAATTGCCCATCCAACTGGACGTTTGATCGGTAGACGGGATGGCTATGCCTTAAATATAGATCAGCTCATAGACCTTGCGAAGAAAACGGGCACTGCACTTGAGCTCAACAGTAATCCGTCAAGACTTGATTTGAAAACAGAGCATTTAATGAAAGCAAACGAAGCGGGCGTAAACATCATGATCAATACAGATGCACACAACATCGCCATGCTTGAACATATGGAAGTCGGTGTAACAGCTGCAAGAAAAGGCTGGACACCAAAAGCACATGTCGTGAATACTTTTTCTCTAAACGAGATCAAAAAGTTTTTAACGCGTGATAGGTAG
- the zapA gene encoding cell division protein ZapA has product MSDGGKTKTTVEIYGQSYTIIGQETKMHMRHVASIVDDKMREINEKNPYLDINKLAVLTAVNVVHDYLKLKEQYEKLEIQLKEKE; this is encoded by the coding sequence TTGTCTGACGGCGGTAAAACGAAAACAACAGTTGAAATTTACGGACAGTCCTATACGATCATCGGTCAAGAAACGAAGATGCATATGCGGCATGTTGCTTCAATTGTTGATGATAAAATGAGAGAAATAAATGAAAAAAATCCATACCTTGATATAAACAAATTAGCTGTACTGACAGCAGTCAATGTCGTCCACGACTACTTGAAATTAAAAGAGCAATACGAAAAACTAGAGATTCAGCTTAAAGAAAAGGAATGA
- the pheT gene encoding phenylalanine--tRNA ligase subunit beta: protein MFVSYKWLEDYVDLEGIQPGELAEKITRSGIEVEAVEYKGEGIKGVVIGHVVEREQHPNADKLNKCLVDIGEDEPVQIICGAPNVDKGQYVAVATVGAVLPGNFKIKKAKLRGEESHGMICSLQELGVESKLVPKEYAEGIFVFPNDVKPGDDALQALQLDDAVLELGLTPNRADALNMLGVAYEVAAILGKEMKLPDTAHDTSSEKAADYISVKIEDQEANPLYAAKIIKNVKIGPAPLWIQTRLMNAGIRPINNVVDMTNFVLLEYGQPLHAFDYDRFGSKQVVVRKATDSESIQTLDEQERTLSSKHLVITNGTKAHAVAGVMGGLESEVRNETTTILLEAAYFNGQTVRQASRDLGLRSESSTRFEKGLDPQRTKSAAERAAQLISLYAGGEVLSGTVEENHLETNMNVIHVSTERVNKVLGMSISKEDMIQIFNKLGFTVGESNDVLVVTVPSRRMDITIEEDLIEEVARLYGYDNIPSTLPATAGTVGGLTPYQVKRRKVRRFLEGAGLSQAITYSLTNQHKSTAFALNPAYKTRLSLPMSEERSVLRQSLLPNLLDSVAYNLARQADSFGFYETGSVFLAEAEGAKPVEKEHVAGALTGLWHKNLWQGEKKAVDFYVAKGIAEGLFEKLGVSGQITYVQAEREGLHPGRTADVHLNGKVIGFVAALHPVIEKELDLKETYVFEFDLTDVMTSESKDMKYTAIPRFPAVTRDIALVVDQQISSGQLERVIYEAGGDLLTDLSVFDVYEGEHMEEGKKSVAFSLQYLNPEQTLTEEEVTAVHTKVLKALEDTYQAVLRG, encoded by the coding sequence ATGTTTGTTTCATATAAATGGTTAGAAGACTATGTCGATTTAGAAGGCATCCAGCCAGGTGAATTAGCAGAAAAAATCACAAGAAGCGGGATTGAAGTAGAAGCCGTTGAATATAAAGGGGAAGGTATCAAAGGTGTTGTCATTGGACACGTTGTGGAGCGAGAACAGCACCCGAATGCCGATAAATTAAACAAATGTCTCGTGGATATCGGAGAAGACGAGCCGGTGCAAATTATTTGTGGAGCCCCGAATGTGGATAAAGGACAGTATGTGGCTGTCGCAACGGTTGGTGCAGTTCTTCCAGGGAACTTTAAAATTAAAAAAGCAAAACTACGCGGCGAAGAGTCTCATGGCATGATTTGTTCGTTGCAAGAATTAGGCGTCGAAAGCAAACTCGTACCAAAGGAATATGCAGAAGGGATCTTTGTTTTTCCGAATGATGTCAAACCTGGTGACGATGCTCTTCAGGCGCTTCAATTAGATGATGCGGTACTTGAGCTTGGCTTAACACCAAACCGTGCGGATGCTCTTAATATGCTAGGTGTTGCCTATGAGGTTGCAGCCATCTTAGGAAAAGAAATGAAACTTCCTGATACAGCACATGACACATCTTCAGAAAAAGCAGCAGACTATATTTCTGTGAAAATTGAAGATCAAGAAGCGAATCCACTTTATGCAGCGAAGATCATTAAAAATGTAAAGATCGGACCAGCACCGCTTTGGATTCAAACAAGATTGATGAATGCAGGTATTCGCCCTATTAACAACGTCGTGGATATGACGAACTTTGTACTGCTTGAATACGGCCAGCCGCTTCATGCGTTTGATTATGATCGTTTTGGTTCAAAGCAGGTGGTCGTACGTAAAGCGACTGATAGCGAAAGCATTCAAACACTGGATGAGCAAGAACGTACACTTTCATCAAAGCATCTTGTGATTACTAATGGGACGAAGGCGCACGCTGTAGCAGGCGTCATGGGCGGCCTTGAATCAGAGGTGCGTAATGAGACGACAACGATTCTTTTAGAAGCAGCATATTTCAACGGTCAAACAGTCCGTCAAGCATCTAGAGACTTAGGGCTTCGCAGTGAATCAAGCACACGATTTGAAAAAGGCCTTGATCCGCAACGTACGAAGTCTGCAGCCGAAAGAGCAGCGCAATTAATCAGTCTCTATGCAGGTGGTGAAGTGCTAAGCGGGACGGTTGAGGAAAACCATCTTGAAACAAATATGAATGTCATCCACGTATCCACTGAACGCGTGAACAAGGTGCTTGGCATGAGCATTTCAAAAGAAGATATGATTCAAATTTTCAACAAACTGGGCTTTACAGTGGGCGAATCAAATGACGTACTTGTCGTAACCGTTCCTTCTCGCAGAATGGATATCACGATTGAAGAAGACCTTATTGAAGAAGTTGCGAGATTATACGGCTACGATAATATCCCGTCTACACTGCCTGCGACAGCTGGTACAGTTGGCGGTCTAACGCCATACCAAGTGAAGCGCAGGAAGGTGAGACGCTTCTTAGAAGGCGCAGGTCTTTCTCAAGCGATCACGTACTCATTGACAAACCAGCATAAGTCTACAGCTTTTGCACTGAATCCAGCTTATAAGACGAGACTTTCTTTGCCAATGAGTGAAGAAAGAAGTGTGCTTAGACAAAGTTTACTGCCAAACTTACTTGATTCTGTTGCATATAACTTGGCAAGACAAGCTGATTCCTTTGGTTTTTATGAAACGGGTTCTGTGTTCTTAGCGGAAGCTGAAGGGGCAAAACCAGTGGAAAAGGAGCATGTTGCTGGTGCGCTCACAGGCTTATGGCATAAAAATCTTTGGCAGGGCGAGAAAAAAGCCGTCGATTTTTACGTAGCGAAAGGAATTGCTGAAGGCCTATTTGAAAAGCTTGGTGTATCAGGTCAAATCACATATGTCCAAGCAGAGCGCGAGGGTCTTCACCCAGGTCGTACAGCGGATGTTCATTTAAATGGAAAAGTGATTGGATTTGTTGCTGCACTGCATCCAGTCATTGAAAAGGAATTAGATTTAAAAGAAACATATGTCTTCGAGTTTGATTTAACAGATGTCATGACGTCTGAATCGAAGGATATGAAATATACAGCAATTCCGAGATTCCCTGCTGTGACAAGAGATATTGCACTTGTTGTCGATCAGCAAATCTCAAGCGGACAGTTAGAGCGGGTCATCTATGAAGCAGGCGGGGATTTACTGACTGACCTATCCGTTTTTGATGTGTATGAGGGCGAACATATGGAAGAAGGCAAGAAATCTGTTGCATTCTCTCTTCAATATTTAAACCCGGAACAAACTTTGACAGAGGAAGAAGTTACGGCTGTTCATACAAAAGTATTGAAAGCATTAGAAGATACGTATCAAGCCGTTTTACGCGGTTAA
- the pheS gene encoding phenylalanine--tRNA ligase subunit alpha yields the protein MQETLKQLETEAIAKVEAASSLKEVNDIRVQYLGKKGPITEVLRGMGKLSAEERPKMGALANEVREQIAGAIAEKNEQLEKEEVKKKLASQTIDVTLPASPIKMGARHPLTIVVEDIEDLFIGMGYTVEEGPEVETDYYNFEALNLPKEHPARDMQDSFYITEDTLLRTQTSPVQARTLEKYKGQGPVKIICPGKVYRRDSDDATHSHQFMQIEGLVVDHNISMSDLKGTLETVARKMFGEDREIRLRPSFFPFTEPSVEVDVSCFKCGGKGCSVCKGTGWIEILGAGMVHPNVLKMSGFDPETYQGFAFGMGVERIAMLKYGIDDIRHFYTNDIRFTKQFKQD from the coding sequence ATGCAAGAAACGTTAAAACAGCTTGAAACAGAGGCGATAGCGAAGGTTGAAGCAGCTAGCTCGCTTAAAGAAGTCAATGACATTCGTGTTCAATATTTAGGGAAAAAAGGACCGATCACAGAAGTGCTTCGTGGAATGGGCAAGCTCTCCGCAGAAGAAAGACCGAAAATGGGCGCACTTGCAAACGAAGTGAGAGAGCAGATTGCTGGTGCTATTGCTGAAAAAAATGAACAGCTCGAAAAAGAAGAAGTGAAGAAGAAACTTGCGTCTCAAACGATTGATGTCACATTGCCAGCAAGTCCAATCAAAATGGGGGCAAGACATCCATTAACGATTGTTGTCGAAGATATTGAAGATTTATTTATTGGCATGGGTTATACCGTTGAGGAAGGTCCTGAGGTAGAAACGGATTACTATAACTTTGAAGCGCTGAATCTTCCAAAGGAGCATCCAGCACGTGATATGCAGGACAGCTTCTATATTACCGAGGATACACTACTCAGAACACAAACATCACCAGTTCAAGCACGTACACTTGAAAAATATAAAGGACAAGGTCCTGTGAAGATCATCTGCCCTGGGAAAGTATATAGACGAGACAGTGATGACGCGACTCATTCACATCAATTCATGCAGATTGAAGGGCTTGTTGTCGATCACAATATTAGCATGAGTGATCTAAAAGGAACGCTGGAGACAGTCGCAAGAAAAATGTTTGGTGAAGATCGTGAAATTAGACTGCGCCCAAGCTTTTTCCCATTCACAGAACCATCTGTTGAAGTCGATGTGTCTTGCTTTAAATGTGGTGGAAAAGGCTGTTCTGTATGTAAAGGAACAGGCTGGATTGAGATTTTAGGTGCAGGAATGGTTCATCCGAATGTCCTGAAAATGAGCGGATTTGATCCTGAAACTTATCAAGGCTTTGCTTTTGGAATGGGTGTTGAACGTATTGCGATGCTCAAATACGGCATTGATGATATTCGCCATTTCTACACAAATGATATTAGATTCACAAAGCAATTCAAGCAGGACTAA
- a CDS encoding TrmH family RNA methyltransferase, translating to MKYIESAKNTNIKQWKKLHTKKERTKTGLFLVEGIHLVEEALKSGNVKELMVTSRDMLPSQIDRDIELYELSEEAFSAMTETETPQHIAAVCAVPVFEEKKYERLLLLDAVQDPGNLGTLIRTADAAGLDAVILGDGTVDAFNGKTLRSAQGSHFHLPILKQALQQTIRACKEQGIPVYGSALKNAKAYRGVTAEGPFALIVGNEGAGIDPEILQMTDHNLYVPMYGQAESLNVAVAAAVLVYHLRG from the coding sequence TTGAAATATATAGAATCAGCTAAAAATACAAACATTAAACAGTGGAAAAAGCTCCATACAAAAAAAGAACGAACGAAAACAGGGCTGTTTCTCGTTGAGGGAATACACTTAGTCGAAGAAGCATTGAAGAGCGGGAATGTAAAAGAACTAATGGTCACATCACGTGATATGCTTCCTTCTCAGATCGATCGTGACATTGAGCTTTATGAACTGAGTGAAGAAGCCTTTTCTGCCATGACAGAAACAGAAACGCCTCAGCACATCGCAGCAGTTTGTGCGGTTCCTGTATTTGAAGAAAAGAAATATGAACGACTTCTTCTGTTAGATGCAGTGCAGGACCCGGGGAATCTAGGTACACTCATCCGGACAGCAGATGCCGCTGGTCTTGATGCTGTGATCTTAGGCGATGGAACAGTTGATGCATTTAACGGAAAAACGCTTCGTTCCGCACAAGGGTCGCATTTCCATCTGCCAATATTAAAACAAGCCCTTCAGCAGACCATACGAGCATGTAAGGAGCAAGGTATACCTGTATACGGAAGTGCTTTAAAAAATGCGAAAGCGTATAGAGGCGTAACAGCAGAAGGTCCGTTTGCATTAATTGTTGGCAATGAAGGAGCAGGTATTGATCCAGAAATTCTGCAAATGACTGACCACAATTTATATGTGCCAATGTATGGACAAGCAGAATCATTAAATGTGGCTGTTGCAGCCGCCGTTCTTGTCTATCATTTGCGTGGATAG